The following DNA comes from Pseudoalteromonas aliena SW19.
TTGTTGTTACGGCGCATACAATTTATGCTCGCCTTTAAACCCCATATACATTTTAGGAATACTTATGAGCTCAACAACGCAAGTAGCAACATTTGGTGGCGGCTGTTTTTGGTGTATAGATGCTGCATTTAGACGTGTAAATGGCGTACTAACCGTAAGTTCTGGCTACACCGGCGGCGAAACTACTAACCCAACATATGATTCTGTATGCTCAGGCACAACCGGTCACGCTGAGGTCGTTGAAATTGACTTTGACTCGACTGTAGTTAGCTTTGAAACACTGTTAGCAATGTTTTTCACACTGCATGATGCAACACAATTGAATCGCCAAGGTAACGATATAGGCACACAGTATAGAAGCGTTGTGTATTATCATGATGACACCCAGCTAAAACAA
Coding sequences within:
- the msrA gene encoding peptide-methionine (S)-S-oxide reductase MsrA; this translates as MSSTTQVATFGGGCFWCIDAAFRRVNGVLTVSSGYTGGETTNPTYDSVCSGTTGHAEVVEIDFDSTVVSFETLLAMFFTLHDATQLNRQGNDIGTQYRSVVYYHDDTQLKQTNEIIAQLQSHVSNPIVTEVSPASTYYPAEHYHQDYYNENPQQGYCSILIAPKLHKFETVFEEFLTE